In Kitasatospora gansuensis, a genomic segment contains:
- a CDS encoding sugar O-acetyltransferase, whose translation MSSDRLMRIRSAEFQAMAERVLRVTELTSRLNVLPFEDEVGKAELFEQILGKPLPPGVTIYPPFYTDHGLNLDLAERVFINQNCTFLDYAGIRIGERVMIGPKVTFITSGHPVDPEERRLYLTGAPIDVAENVWIGAGATILPGVTIGRDAVVAAGAVVADDVPPASLVTGSKATVRRQW comes from the coding sequence ATGTCCAGCGACCGTCTCATGCGCATTCGCAGTGCCGAGTTCCAGGCCATGGCCGAGAGGGTTCTGCGGGTCACCGAGCTCACCTCCCGCCTGAACGTCCTCCCGTTTGAGGACGAAGTGGGCAAGGCGGAACTGTTCGAACAGATCCTCGGCAAGCCGCTGCCGCCGGGGGTCACGATCTATCCGCCCTTCTACACGGACCACGGCCTGAACCTCGATCTTGCCGAGCGCGTCTTCATCAACCAGAACTGCACGTTCCTGGACTACGCCGGCATCCGGATCGGCGAGCGGGTGATGATCGGACCGAAGGTCACCTTCATCACCAGCGGCCACCCGGTGGATCCCGAGGAGCGGCGGTTGTACCTCACCGGCGCACCCATCGACGTGGCGGAGAACGTGTGGATCGGTGCCGGTGCCACGATCCTCCCCGGCGTCACCATCGGCCGGGATGCCGTGGTCGCCGCCGGCGCGGTCGTGGCCGACGACGTTCCGCCGGCCAGCTTGGTGACCGGCAGCAAGGCAACCGTGCGCCGACAGTGGTGA
- a CDS encoding clavaminate synthase family protein — MPETTHGTARSTAAADWELDPADAGACERLARTLCTGGKSDQVDSPEWVARARDAWDDLPAPLRREVRRFRRHSGPHGTLVIGGLPVDRAGLPATPTVLGSVQREATVSAALLTMVACGLGDPLAYLAEKTGALVQDVVPVPGQETFHGNAGSVPLSFHTENGFHPHPPDYVVFLCLRADHDRIAGMRVAGIRQALPLLTPAGRQALFAPEFITTPPPSFGPDAATSEPVEPRPVLSGAADDPDIRMAQLVTTPITPRATAALAEFGRACEARARTLRLTPGDLVILDNRVTVHGRTAFRPRYDGADRWLQRTYVTTDLRRSRDHRPDDGHVLAR, encoded by the coding sequence ATGCCCGAGACGACGCACGGCACCGCCCGCAGCACCGCCGCGGCCGACTGGGAACTGGATCCGGCCGATGCCGGCGCGTGCGAGCGGCTGGCCCGCACCCTGTGCACCGGCGGGAAGAGCGACCAGGTCGACAGCCCCGAGTGGGTGGCCCGGGCCCGGGACGCCTGGGACGACCTTCCGGCACCGCTGCGCCGTGAGGTGCGCCGGTTCCGGAGGCACTCCGGCCCGCACGGCACGCTGGTGATCGGCGGCCTGCCCGTCGATCGAGCGGGCCTGCCCGCGACGCCGACCGTGCTCGGGTCGGTCCAGCGCGAGGCCACCGTCTCGGCCGCGCTGCTCACCATGGTGGCCTGCGGGCTCGGCGACCCGCTCGCCTACCTGGCCGAGAAGACCGGCGCCCTCGTGCAGGACGTCGTACCCGTGCCCGGGCAGGAAACCTTCCACGGCAACGCCGGATCGGTGCCGCTGTCCTTCCACACCGAGAACGGCTTCCACCCCCACCCGCCCGACTATGTGGTCTTCCTCTGCCTGCGTGCCGACCACGACCGGATCGCCGGCATGCGCGTCGCCGGCATCCGCCAGGCCCTGCCTCTCCTCACCCCGGCCGGCCGACAGGCCCTGTTCGCACCGGAGTTCATCACCACACCACCGCCGTCCTTCGGCCCCGACGCTGCCACGAGTGAGCCCGTCGAACCCCGACCGGTGCTGTCGGGAGCGGCCGATGATCCCGACATCCGGATGGCCCAACTCGTCACCACCCCGATCACCCCGCGGGCCACTGCGGCGCTGGCCGAGTTCGGCCGCGCCTGCGAGGCGAGGGCCCGCACCCTGCGACTGACACCCGGCGACCTGGTCATTCTCGACAACCGCGTCACCGTCCACGGCCGCACCGCCTTCCGCCCCCGCTACGACGGAGCGGACCGCTGGCTGCAACGCACCTACGTCACCACCGACTTGCGCCGCTCCCGGGACCACCGCCCCGATGACGGTCACGTACTCGCCCGCTGA
- a CDS encoding LysR family transcriptional regulator, whose amino-acid sequence MQLDLNLLMALDALLEEGSVAGAAARLHVTAPAMSRSLGRIRKVTGDQILVRTGRSMVPTTRALAMRAQVHALVQQAHQLLSAQQELDLAALDRVFTVRWHDALTAACGTALITAVHRQAPGVRLRLSAEPGTDDAELRRGEVDLESSSGVPAFPDIRHRLVGSDRLVLAVRPGHPLTEGPLSIERYAAAEHLTISRRGSLHDPIDDALTTRDLERRVVAAGPTAAFALQLARDTDLVVTVPDAVTRAARAQLGLATLRLPLPLPEVPLYLLWHQRYDDDRAHTWLRDLATATVQALFAAPDAGADSP is encoded by the coding sequence AACCTGCTCATGGCCCTGGACGCACTGCTGGAGGAGGGCAGCGTGGCCGGCGCCGCGGCGCGGCTCCACGTCACCGCGCCGGCGATGAGCCGCTCGCTGGGCCGCATTCGCAAGGTCACCGGTGACCAGATTCTGGTCCGTACCGGCCGCAGCATGGTCCCCACCACCCGCGCGCTGGCCATGCGGGCCCAGGTCCACGCCCTGGTCCAGCAGGCCCACCAACTCCTGTCCGCGCAGCAGGAACTCGACCTGGCAGCCCTGGACCGGGTGTTCACCGTGCGCTGGCACGACGCCCTGACCGCCGCCTGCGGCACCGCCCTGATCACCGCCGTCCACCGCCAGGCCCCCGGCGTACGGCTGCGCCTGTCGGCCGAACCCGGCACGGACGACGCCGAGTTGCGCCGGGGTGAGGTCGACCTCGAATCGAGCTCCGGTGTTCCGGCGTTCCCCGACATCCGCCACCGCCTGGTCGGCAGCGACCGGCTGGTCCTCGCCGTCCGACCGGGTCACCCGCTGACCGAAGGCCCGCTGAGCATCGAGCGGTACGCGGCCGCCGAACACCTCACCATCTCGCGCCGCGGTAGCCTGCACGACCCGATCGACGACGCCCTGACGACCCGTGACCTCGAACGACGCGTCGTCGCCGCCGGGCCCACCGCTGCCTTCGCCCTGCAACTCGCCCGCGACACCGACCTGGTGGTCACCGTCCCCGACGCGGTCACCCGCGCGGCCCGGGCGCAACTCGGCCTGGCCACATTGCGGCTGCCACTTCCGCTGCCCGAGGTCCCGCTGTACCTGCTGTGGCACCAGCGCTACGACGACGACCGCGCCCACACCTGGCTGCGGGACCTGGCCACCGCGACCGTCCAGGCGCTCTTCGCGGCGCCGGACGCGGGAGCTGATTCCCCGTGA